DNA from Nocardioides seonyuensis:
TGAAACCCCGACGCCAGTTGGGGTGGAGTCAACGTTGAAATACCACTCTGGTCGTACTAGATGTCTAACCTAGGTCCGTTATCCGGATCAGGGACAGTGCCTGATGGGTAGTTTAACTGGGGCGGTTGCCTCCTAAAATGTAACGGAGGCGCTCAAAGGTTCCCTCAGCCTGGTTGGCAATCAGGTGTTGAGTGTAAGTGCACAAGGGAGCTTGACTGTGAGACAGACATGTCGAGCAGGGACGAAAGTCGGAACTAGTGATCCGGCCACGGCATGTGGAAGCGTGGTCGCTCAACGGATAAAAGGTACCCCGGGGATAACAGGCTGATCTTCCCCAAGAGTCCATATCGACGGGATGGTTTGGCACCTCGATGTCGGCTCGTCGCATCCTGGGGCTGGAGTAGGTCCCAAGGGTTGGGCTGTTCGCCCATTAAAGCGGCACGCGAGCTGGGTTTAGAACGTCGTGAGACAGTTCGGTCCCTATCCGCCGCGCGCGCAGGAAACTTGAGAAAGGCTGTCCCTAGTACGAGAGGACCGGGATGGACGAACCTCTGGTGTGCCAGTTGTCCCGCCAGGGGCACGGCTGGTTGGCTACGTTCGGAAGTGATAACCGCTGAATGCATCTAAGCGGGAAGCACGTTTCAAGATGAGGTTTCCCACCAGGTAGCTGGGTAAGGCCCCCCACAGAACATGGGGTTGATAGGCCGGAGGTGTACAGCAGCAATGCCAAGCCGACCGGTACTAATAGGCCGAGGGCTTGTCCCAACCACGTACACAACACCACCAAACAAGCCCAGACACACCCAAGCAACACCACAGTCATGCACGCCCGCGTCCACTACGCAGTTCCCAACCAACACACCCACCATGTGTGTGAAGGGTTGACAAAGTTACGGCGGCCATAGCGAAAGGGAAACACCCGGTCCCATACCGAACCCGGAAGTTAAGCCTTTCAGCGCCGATGGTACTGCAACCGAGAGGTTGTGGGAGAGTAGGACGCCGCCGGACATAAACTACGCAGAAGCGGGACCCCTCGGGGTCCCGCTTCTTGCATTTCACCGTCGTGTGCAAGGGGCGCTATCCCTGCATCGCCGTCCACAAAGTGTTCACAGCAGCTCCCGCTCGTGGCGTTTCCACAGGGAGCCGGCGTGGAGCGGCAATTTGTCGGGGGCAACCGGCAGCGTGTATCTCCACTGAGGAGGTGAGGTGCGATGCCGGTTCGCACACCCAAGGAGAAGCAGCCCAGGACAGGGACACCCGGGCTGGAGGACGCCGTCGCGGCGGTCAATGACGTGCGCCTGGTCGGACGGGTCGCCGAAGAGCCCGTGACACGGACGTTGCCGAGCGGGGACAGGTTGGTGTCGTTCCGCCTCGTGGTCGACCGTGCGCCCGGCGGCAGGTCCAGACAGTCGGTGGACGCGCTCGAGTGCGTGGCGTGGACCGCCCGTGTTCAGCGCAGCGTCCTCAAGTGGCAGACGGGCGACGTGGTCGAGGTGTCCGGGGCGATCAGACGACGGTTCTTCCGAGGGGTCGGCGGGGCCGCGTCGCGGGTGGAGGTCGAGGTCGTGTCGGCGAAGGTCAGGCGTCGGGCACGTGCCGCATGATGACCCCGAGGCTCGGCTTCGGCTGGAAGGAGGTCGCCTTCTCCGGAAGGAGACGGCCAGAAGACACGACGTCGCGAATCTGTGTGAAGTCGGCGCTGGGCAGCAGAGCGCCCACGGCGTGGGACCCGAGCGAGGCAAGTACGTCTGTGACGGTGTGGTGGTATGCGAGTCGCGGGGCGTGGGGGAGGGCGGGGATGAGGGTGTCGTGCAGCCACTCCACGAGAGGGTCCGCGCCGCGCACCTCGGGAGTGATGGTCCTCCACCGGGCACCATCGGTGCACACAAGAGTGCCGGGGGCGAGCGTGTTCAGCGCGTCCGCGCGCGGGTGCGCTGTGATGACCGCCCCCAGCTCGTCGGCCACGGACGTGATGGTGTCGAGGTCGAGGTCCGAGAGGGACCGGTGGATGGGGCCGAGGAAGAACGGCGTGTCCGACTGGTCGACGACCATGGCGAGGCCCGCGTCCCAGGCAGTGCCCGGATGCTTGGCCTGCAGGGCGAGGTAGGCCGCGTAGCGGTGGTGGCCATCGGCGATGAGGCATCGTGTCTCGGCCAGGCCCCGGGTGATCTGGTCGAGGGCCTTCTCGTCGCGGACGGCCCAGAGGCGCTGGTGCTGGCCCCCGTGGTCCTCGAAGCTCCACGTCGGGGGAGTCGCCGACGTCTGCTGGATCACCTCACGCACGTCCGCGTCGCCGTCGTGGACGAGGAGGATCGGGGCGGGGTTCAGGTGCATCTCCTCCATCCGCGCGGCCAGGTCGGCGGCCTGCTCGGGATGGACTGCCTCGTGGGGCCACACCGCCCTGTCGCGCATGTCGGCTGCTCGCGCAGACACGTCCAGCGCGCCCACCAAGCCCCTGATCGTGACCCCGCCCGCGGAGTACTCGTGCAGGTAGATCGCCGGCCCGGTGTCACGCAGCGCCCAGCCGCGCTCGATCCAGGTCGCCAGCCGCCCGGCGACGTCACGGTATGGTCGCGCCAGGGCTCGAGCAGACGAGGGATCCCCAACCCTGGCGGGCGCAAGCATCGACGCACGGAAGGGCTCGAGCCGGAGAGGCTTCGCCACGTACGGCGGCACGACCGTGGCCAAGTCCATCGCAGCATCGTAGGGGCCGGCAGAGGAGCGAACGGGTAAGGGGTGGCCATGCTGCAGGAGAGCCCGGGCGTCTTGCTGGAGGCGCACGACCTGGTGATGTTCGACCTCGACGGCGTCGTCTATGTCGGTGGCCAGGCCGTGGCCGGGGCGCCGCAACGCATCGAACGCGCTCGCGCCGGCGGCCGCCACGTCGCGTTCGTGACGAACAACGCCTCACGCACCCCCGACGAGGTGGCGGTGAAGCTGGCAGGGGTGGGGGTGGCGGCCGACCCCTCCGACGTGGTGACGTCGGCGCAGGCCGCTGCCCGCCTCCTCCGTAAGCAGCACGGCACCGGTGCCAGGGTCGTCCTGCTCGGCGGGAAGGGTCTCGAGGCCGCACTCGTGGACGAGGGCCTGGAGCCGGTGTCCCCGAGTGCTGGTGACTCGGCGGTCGCCGTGGTGAGCGGCTACGGCAAGGACGTCCGGTGGCGCGAGATCATGCGGGCCGCCGTACTCGTGAGGGACGGTCTTCCCTACGTGGCGAGCAACGCTGACCTCACCATCCCCACCGCCTACGGGCTGGCACCGGGGCACGGCGTGCTGGTGCGGACCATCAGCGAGTTCGCGGGCGTGGCCCCGACCGTGGCGGGCAAGCCCGAGCGGCCGTTGATGGAGGAGACCATCCGCCGCGTGGGCGGCTCGACGCCGCTCATGGTCGGCGACCGGCTCGACACCGATATCGAGGGCGCGCACTCGGTCGGCGTCCCGTCCATCCTGGTGCTCACCGGGGTGACGTGGCTCGAGGAGCTCGTCTCAGCTCCTCCCGAGATGCGCCCGAGCTACATCTCGCCTGACCTGGAGGGCCTGTTCGAGGCACACCCGGTTCCCGAGACCGTCGGAGGGGGAGCCCGACTCGGGGGGTGGCAGGCGGACGTGGTCGACGGTCGCCTCGAGGTCCGCGGTGAGGGTGAGGTCGCCGACTGGTGGCGGGTCACGGCGACGGCGTGCTGGTCACACCTCGACCGCACCGGCGGCCCTGCGGACGTGTCCGACGTCGTACCGCCCGGCCCTGACCGGACCACCCTCTCCGAGTAGGCTTCCTGCCATGGACGAGCAGCAGGGTTCCGCCCACTCCGACGGGCTCGCGTTCGAGCCGACCGGCGTGGTCGAGGTGGACCAGGTCCTGGAGCAGATCGACAGGCTCGGCGACGTGCCGGTGGCCGAGCACGTGGGCGCCTTCGAGCGCGCCCAGGAGCAGCTGCGGCGCGCTCTCGACGCCCCACAGGAGCCCTGAGCCGAAGTGGCGCCCCGGCGACTGCGCCTCGATGCAGAGCTCGTCCGGCGAGGCCTGGCCAGGTCGCGCGAGCACGCCAGCGACCTGATTGCCGAGGGCCGGGTGCGGGTTGCCGGTGTCGTGGCGACCAAGCCAGCCACGGGGGTCACGACCGACGTGGCCCTGGTCGTGAAGGCAGACCCGGAGCGTGAGGACTACGTCTCGCGTGGCGGCCACAAGCTCGCCGGTGCGCTCGACGCGTTCTCCGGTCACGGGTTGACCGTGTCGGGCAAGCGCTGCCTCGACGCGGGGGCGTCCACCGGCGGCTTCACCGACGTGCTCCTCCGTCGATGTGCGCGTGAGGTGGTCGCAGTGGACGTGGGCTACGGGCAGCTCGCCTGGTCCTTGCGCAGCGACCCGCGGGTGACGGTCCACGACCGCACCAACGTCCGGGAGCTGACCCTCGAGACGGTCGGAGGTCCCGTCGACCTGGTTGTCGGAGACCTCTCGTTCATCTCCCTGGAGCTCGTGCTCGACGCGCTGCTTGCCGTGACGAGCGGCGACGGCGAGCTGGCACTGATGGTCAAGCCGCAGTTCGAGGTGGGCAAGGACCGAGTGGGCAAGGGTGGCGTCGTACGCGACCTCGGCCTGCGCGTCGAGGCGGTCGCGGGCATCGCTGCAGCCGCCGCCGATCGCGGGTGGGGAGCAGTGGCTGTGACCGTGAGCCCGCTGCCGGGCCCCTCCGGCAACGTGGAGTTCTTCCTCCTCCTGCGCCACGGCGCACCGTCGATCGGCGAGGACGACATCCGTGCCGAGGTCGAGCGCAATGCCGCGCTCGGTGCCGGCGCGGGTGAGAGGGTGGAGCGATGAGCGAGAGCAGCGGACCGCGTCGGGTGCTCGTCCTGACGCACACCGGCCGTGAGGCGGCCCGTGAGGTCGGGCGCGCGTGCATCAAGTCGCTCACCGCCCACGGGATCGGGGTTCGCCTCCTCGCGGAGGAGGCCCGCGACCTGGGTCTCGACACCGGCTCGCTGGACCCGCTCGTCGAGACGGTGGACCCGCACGACCAGCCCGGCGCCGACTGCGAGCTCGTCCTCGTGATCGGAGGCGACGGATCGATCCTGCGCGCCGCCGAGCTGACGCACGACACCAGCACGCCGCTGCTCGGTGTCAACCTCGGTCATGTCGGGTTCCTGGCCGAGGCCGAGGAGGACGCCGTCGAGGCGACCATCGCGGCCATCGTGGAACGTCGCTACGTCATCGAGGAGCGCCTCACGCTCGACGTGACGGTGATGCTCGGCAAACAGGTCGTCGCGACGACCTTCGCCCTCAACGAGGCGAGCGTCGAGAAGGCGGCGCGCGAGCGGATGCTCCAGGTCGTCGTCGAGATCGACGGCCGACCGCTGTCACGGTGGGGCTGCGACGGCGTCGTGTGTGCCACCCCGACCGGCTCGACCGCCTACAACTTCAGCGCTGGGGGGCCGATCGTGTGGCCCTCTGTCGAAGCACTGCTGATGGTCCCGTTGAGCGCCCACGCGCTGTTCGCGCGTCCGATGGTGATCGCGCCCTCGTCGGTCCTCGCCGTGGAAGTGATTCCCGGCACCGACGGCGCCGGGGTCCTGTGGTGCGACGGCCGACGCACCGTGGACCTCCCGCCGGGGGCGCGCATCGAGGTACGACGCGGAGCCCACCCGGTTCGGCTGGTGCGGCTCCACCAGGCGCCGTTCACCGACCGACTGGTCGCGAAGTTCGACCTGTCTGTCGAAGGGTGGCGCGGAGCGGCCGAGCGCCGGCGCCGCGAGGGTGGCGAAGCCGATGCTTGAGGAGCTGCGGATCAGCTCGCTCGGGGTCATCGACTCCTCGACCCTCGAGCTCGGCCCCGGGCTGACGGTCATCACGGGCGAGACCGGTGCGGGCAAGACCATGGTCGTGACCGCCCTCGGCATGCTGCTGGGGAACCGCGCAGACTCGGGCGCGGTGCGCAGCGGGGCGAAGCACGCACGCGTCGAGGGGGTCATCGAGGCCAGCGGCCTCCCCGACCTCCTCGCCTCCGTCGAGGAGGCCGGCGGCGACCACGAGGACGGACGGGTCGTCCTGGCCCGCAACGTCGCCGCCGAGGGACGCTCCCGTGCCTGGGTCGGGGGAGCCGCAGTGCCGGTCTCCGTCCTGGCGGGTGTCGCCGAGCCCCTCGTGGCCGTCCACGGCCAGTCCGACCAGCACCGGCTGCTGCGCCCCCAGGCTCAGCGGGAGGCCCTCGACCGGTTCGGTGGCCCCGAGGTCGCGCGCCTCCTCGCCACCTACGCAGACGGGCACGACCGTCTCGTGGAGCTGGAGGATCGTCTCCACCAGGTGGTCACCAGCGCACAGGAGCGGGCCCAGGAGGCTGACCGGCTGCGCTTCGGACTGTCCGAGATCGAGGCTGTGGCGCCGGAGCCGGGGGAGGACCACTCACTCGCGGCCGAGGAGGCCAGGCTGGGCTTCGCAGACACACTGCGATCAGCCGCCGAGCTGGCGCGTCAGGCGCTCAACAGCGAGCAGGGCGACCCCGATGCCCTCGCGACGGCGTCCGCGGCCCGGGCCGCCCTCGACGACGTGAGGGAGCACGACAACCAGGCTGCGGAGCTGGCCGATCGGCTGGCCGAGCTCACCTACCTGCTGTCCGACGTCGCGGCCGACGTGGCGTCCTACGCCGCCGGCCTCGAGTCCGACCCCAGCCGTCTGGCCGCCGTGAGCGAGAGGCGTGCCGCGCTGACCGCCTTGACCCGGAAGTACGGCGCCACGATCGACGAGGTGCTGGCCTGGGGCGAGGACGCTGCCGCGCGGCTCACCGACCTTGACTCCACCGACGAGCAGATCGAGGCGTTGGAGGTCCAGAGGAAGGAGCTGCGCCGCGAGCTCGCCGCCGCAGCCAGCCGGCTGAGCGAGGCCAGGCGCGCCGCAGCGGCCAGGCTCGAGTCAGTGGTCACCGAGGAGCTCACCCACCTCGCCATGCCACACGCCACCGTCGTCGTCAGGGTCGGCCAGCAGGAGATCGAGGAGCCCGAGCGGCTCACCGCTCACGCCCTCGAGGTCGGCGGGCGCTGGGTCCGGGCGGGCTCGCACGGCACGGACGAGGTGGAGCTCCTGCTCGCAGCCAACACCGGTGCTGACGCGCGACCCCTGCACAAGGGCGCCTCGGGCGGCGAGCTCTCGCGGGTCATGCTCGCGGTCGAGGTCGCGCTCGCCGGAACGAGCCCGGTCCCGATCTTCGTGTTCGACGAGGTCGATGCCGGTGTCGGGGGCAAGGCAGCCATCGAGATCGGTCGGCGGCTGGCCCGGCTGGCTCGTGACGCGCAGGTGCTGGTCGTGACGCACCTGCCCCAGGTCGCGGCCTACGGCGATCGCCACGTCGTGGTGCACAAGTCCAGCGACGGGTCAGTGACGACCTCCGGGCTGGTCACCCTCGATGCCTCCGAGCGCGAACGCGAGCTCTCGCGGATGCTGGCGGGGCTCGAGGAGTCGAGCAGTGCGCTCGCCCACGCGCGCGAGCTGCTCGACACCGCCGCGCCCGAACGGGCGTGCCTGCACGAAGCGGGCCGAACCGGCTGAGAACATGGCGCGGATGAAGTTCGCCGTCCGCTCCCGTCCAGCCCCCGCCCTCCCGGGCGTGCAGGGGCCAGCCCGTGTCGACCGTCGTACGGCCGCGCTCCTCACCCGGGTGCGGTCAGGGGACGTCGCCGTCTGCGACCACGTCGACCTCGACCGCGCCACCGCACAGGCCCTCGTCGACGCAGGAGTCGTCGGAGTGGTCAACGCCGGGCCGCTGATCTCGGGTCGCTACCCCAACCTGGGCCCCCAGGTGCTCGTCGACGCCGGGGTGAGCGTGATCGACCAGGCGGGAGCGGAGCTGCTCGCGCGGCTCAAGGACGGCGCGCCCGTCCGGTTGGACGAGGGCGTGGTCTACTCCGGCGAGGACCAGATCGCCACCGGACGACACCTCGACGCGACGCTCGTCGGGACCGAGATGGCCAGCGCCCGCCGCGGCCTCGCCGCGCAGCTCGACAGCTTCACCCACAACAGCACCGAGTTCCTCCGCCGCGAGCAGGACCTGCTCCTCCACGGCCACGGGCTCCCGCAGACCAGCACCTCGATGGCCGGCCGGCCGGTCGTGGTCGTCGTACGCTCCCACGACTGGGAGGGCGAGCTGCGAGGCATCAAGCCGTTCATCCGCGAGCAGGACCCGGTCCTGGTCGGCGTCGACGGCGGTGCGGACGCCCTGGCGGCCGCCGGGCACCGGCCGGACGTGGTCGTCATCTCGGCGGGGGCGGAGCCGCCGTCCGCGCAGGTCCTGCGACGGGCGCGAGACGTGGTGGTCCTCGTCGAGCGCGGAGCGGGCCGCGCGGTCACCGAGCCGCTGGAGCGCATGAACCTGCGTCCCGCCCGCTTCGAGACCAGTGCCACCGGCGAGGACGCCGCACTCCTGATGGCGGCCGGCGCAGAGGCTCGCCTGATCGTCGGAGTCGGGATGCACGCGACGCTGGACGAGTTCCTCGACCGTGGCCGCAGCGGCCTGGCCAGCACGTTCCTCACCAGGCTCAAGGTCGGTCCGACGCTGGTCGATGCCGCGGCGATTCCCACGCTCTACGACGGAGCGGTGCGTCCGCGTCACCTGCTCGGTGTCACGCTGGCCGGGCTCCTGGCCCTGGCCGCCGCCGTCGGCATCACGCCCGTCGGCCAGGAGTGGGTCGCAGACCTCGAGCCCACCGTGTCCACCGCCGTCGAGAACCTCCGAGGACTTCTCCCGTGATCACCTTGCGCCACCACGTCATCACCGTCGTCTCCGTCTTCCTGGCCCTCGCGGTCGGAGTCGTCCTGGGCAGCGGCCCGCTCTCCGAGGTCGCGGACCGCACCGACCCCGCTGCGGCCCCGCTGGGAGACGACCCGGCGACGGGTGCGGGCTCGACCTTCCCCGACGGCTTCGTCGCGGCAGTGGCACCGACCCTGGTCGCCGACCGGCTCAAGGGGCAGGAGGTCGCGGTGGTGACAGTGCCGGGGGCCGACGAGCAGGTGGTGACGGCCCTGGTGGAGCAGGTCTCCGCGGCCGGAGGAAGCGTCACCGCCCGCTACGCGTTGAGCGAGGCGATGCTCGATCCCAGCCAGAAGTCGCTCGTGGACACCTTGGGCAGCCAGCTGATGACACAGCTGGGAGACTCCGTGTCCGCGGACGCCTCGACCTACGACCGCATGGGGCAGCTCCTCGGGCTCACCGTCGGCACCACTTCCGAGGACGCGGAGTCCAGCACGCGCAAGGCGCGCTCGGTCGCCGAGGCCGTCGCGGGCGCGGGGCTCATGGCTCCCGTCGCCGATGACCCTCAGCGGGCCCCCCTCGTCCTCTTCGTCCTCGGTGCCGACACCCGGGACGAGAGCGTGGACGCCATCCTCTCGGGACTTCTCGGAGGGCTCTCCCGCGGCGTCAAGGGCGTGGTCGCTGCCGGGTCCGCCGCTGACGGGGGAGAGGGCCAGCTGGGCCGCTTCCGGGCCGACCCCGCCGCGGCATCGGTGGCCACGGTCGACGGGACCGAGACGATGGCCGGAAAGATCGCCACCGTCATGGCGCTCGCACGCTCGACGCAGACAGCAGGCGGGTCGTTCGGTGCGTCGGGTGCCGACGGGCCGGCCCCTCTCGGGTAGGCTAGAACCCCGTGAGGAACCCGACGCCGACCAAGCACGTATTCGTGACCGGGGGCGTCGCCTCCTCCCTCGGCAAGGGGCTCACCGCCTCCAGCCTGGGCAGCCTGCTGAAGTCACGCGGTCTCCGCGTCACGATGCAGAAGCTCGACCCCTACCTCAACGTCGATCCCGGGACCATGAACCCGTTTCAGCACGGCGAGGTCTTCGTGACCAACGACGGTGCCGAGACCGATCTCGACATCGGCCACTACGAGCGGTTCCTCGACACCGACCTGAACGGCATCGCCAACGTCACGACGGGTCAGGTCTACTCGAGCGTGATCGCCAAGGAGCGGCGCGGCGACTACCTCGGTGACACCGTGCAGGTGATCCCGCACATCACCAACGAGATCAAGGACCGCATCCTCGCGATGGGTGGGGCCGACATCGACGTGGTGATCACCGAGATCGGGGGAACGGTCGGCGACATCGAGTCGCTCCCCTTCCTCGAGGCGGCCCGCCAGACGCGCCACGACATCGGCCGCGACAACTGCTTCTTCATCCACGTCTCGCTCGTGCCCTACATCGGTCCCTCCGGCGAGCTCAAGACCAAGCCCACCCAGCACTCCGTGGCGGCGCTGCGGTCCATCGGCATCCAACCCGATGCGGTGGTCTGCCGAGCCGACCGCGAGCTGCCCGAGAGCATCAAGCGCAAGATCTCCCTGATGTGCGACGTCGACGAGGAGGCCGTCGTCACCGCGGCCGACGCACCCTCGATCTACGACATCCCGAAGGTCCTCCACCGCGAGGGCCTCGACGCCTACGTCGTACGACGACTGGACCTGCCCTTCCGGGACGTGGACTGGACCGTGTGGGACGACCTGCTCCGCCGGGTGCACCACCCCCAGGAGGACGTCACCGTCGCCCTGGTGGGCAAGTACGTCGACCTGCCCGACGCCTACCTCTCGGTCGCGGAGGCATTGCGCGCAGGTGGTTTCGCACACGAGGCGAAGGTGCATCTGCGCTGGGTGGCCTCGGACGAGTGCGAGACACCCCAGGGGGCCGCGAAGCTGCTGCACGACGTGGACGCTGTCTGCGTCCCGGGCGGATTCGGCGTGCGTGGCATCGAGGGCAAGCTCGGGGCCCTGACCTACGCGCGGACCCACGCCATCCCCACCCTGGGTCTGTGCCTGGGGCTGCAGTGCATGGTCATCGAGTACGCACGCAACGTCGCGGGCCTCGACAAGGCCGGGTCCACCGAGTTCGACCCGGGCACGCTCGAGCCGGTCATCTCGACCATCGAGGAGCAGAAGCAGTACGTCGACGGTGCCGGTGACCTGGGAGGCACGATGCGCCTGGGCCTCCAGCCGGCGGACCTGGTGCCTGGATCGGTGGTGGCGATGGCCTACGGCGCGGAGCACGTCGAGGAGCGCCACCGCCACCGCTACGAGTTCAACGACGCCTACCGGGGCGTGCTGGAGGAGGCGGGCCTCGTCTTCTCCGGGGTCAACCCCGACCTGGGCCTGGTGGAGTTCGTGGAGCTCCCGGCCGAGGTGCACCCCTACTACGTGGCGACGCAGGCGCACCCCGAGCTCAAGTCACGCCCGACACAACCCCACCCGCTCTTCGCCGGCCTGGTGGGTGCTGCGATCGAGCGTCAGCGCGAGCTGCGGATCCCCATCGACGAGGCCGCGCTGAGGCGCGTCGACGACGAGGTCGCAGAGGTCTGACGACGGGCGGTCATCGCCAGGTCACAGCTTGCGGGCCGCGAGGATGCGGTCGAGCACGAAGCCGTTGGCCTTGAGCTGGTTGCGCGCGTAGGCACTGAGCGAAGCATCCTCCGACGCGGCCTCCGCGGCCGCGAGGAACTCCGCGTCCCCGGCTCCGAGGGGATACATCGCCCGGATGGTGAGGCCCTGGTTGAGCAGACCGCCCTTGAGGGTGTGCAGCTCTTCGAGGTAGCGCAGGGTGAAGGGCTTGAGCAGCTCGGCCTGCCCGGGCCGCCAGAAGGTGGCGCCCAGCACGAGCGTCTCCCGGCTGGCGGGAACCGAGTAGTCCACGAAGAATGCCCTCCAGACCTCCTCCTTGGCCTCGACGTCCGGGCGCGCGGCCAGGACCGCGAGCCGGCGCATGTGGGCGTCGGGATCCGGGTCGGACTCCAGCAGGCGGGTGACGGCAGCTTCGTCGTACTGTCCCAGCTCTGCGCGCCGGGCATGCATCCGCCAGGCCAGGTCGTTGTCGCTGGACCCGGCAACTGCCTCCTCGAGGACGGCCCAATGCTTCTCGCTCGACGCGGCACTGGCCAGCGCTCGCAGTGCCGGCTGGCGCTGGTCGGGCCTGTCGACCACCTCGAGGACAGCGTCGGCGAAGTCGCTGAGCAACCCGGGTGCCTCGCCGGCCGGCGCCCAGCGGTCGGCGACACCGATGGCCTGGGAGAGGAACGGCTCCACCAGGGCCGGGCTCGTCTCGGCAGCGATGGCTCGGGTCAGCGCGCCGGCGACCTCGCGCGGCGCCACCTCGCCGAGCAGGAGCAGCTGGCCGGCCGTCGCAGCGACGAGCGCACGGTCGAGCGGGTCGGTGAAGTCGGCGATGTGCACGAGCATCAGACGCCGGGACGACTCGTCGGGGCGGACTGCGGCGAACGTGAGGTCGCCCGCGTTCACCAGGACCAGGTCTCCCTCGGGTGCAGCCACCGGGGTGCGTGCGCCTGACACCTCCACGTGCTGGCGACCGGTCTCGGTGAGCTGTCCCTCTGCGACGGTGTAGCCCGCCAGCGCGAGGCGGTGCGGACGGGGCTCCTGGCCCGGGGGCGCGTCTGCGACCAGGTCGGTCCCTTCCAGGGCAAGCACGTCAGGCCCGGCCTGGTCCAGCCACGCGGTGGTCCACGCGGACAGGTCGCGTCCGGAGGAGCGCTCGTAGCACTCCATCAGGTCAGCCAGGCGGGTGTTGGAGTAGGCGTAGCGGGAGAAGTAGTCGCGCAGGCCCTCGACGAAGGCGTCCTCCCCGATGTAGGCCACCAGCTGGTGGAGGACGCTCTGCCCCTTGACGTAGGTGATCGCGTCGAAGTTGGCCATCGCGCCGCTGACGTCAGCCACCTCGCTGCGGATGGGATGGCGCGCCGGGCTCATGTCCATCTCGTAGGCCGTGCGCTTCATGGCTGCGAGGAACTCCGCCCACTGGTCGGAGAACTCCGTGGCCCGAGCCAGTCCCCAGTTGGCCGCCCAGGAGGCGAACGCCTCGTTGAGCCACAGGTCGTCCCACCAGGTCATCGTGACCAGGTCGCCGAACCACATGTGGGCCATCTCGTGGAGCACGAACTCTGCGCGCGTCGACCGCTGCGCGTGCGTCGGGGGAGTGCGGAACAGCTGGCCGTCGCCGTAGGTGACGCACCCCCAGTTCTCCATCGCCCCGCCCAGGTTCGGCACGAACACCTGGTCGTAGCGCTCCTGCGGGAAGGGCACACCGAACCGCTCGCCGAAGAAGGCGAGGCCCTGTCGGGTCAGGGTGACGAGCTCGTCGAGGTCACGCTCGAGGTGGGGCACCAACGACTGCCGGCAGTAGAAGCCGAGGTCGTGGCCGTCGTGCTGGACACGCACCTCGTGGAAGGGGCCTGCATTGACCACCACGACGTACGTCGACAGGGGCGGCGTCGGCGGGTAGGTCCAGACCCGGGACTCGCCGCTCGGCTCGACCGACTCGGGAGCACTGTTGGAGGTGACGAGCCACGACTCGGGGGCCGTGACGGTGAAGGCGTGCGGCGCCTTGAGGTCGGGTTGGTCGAAGCAGGCCCACAGCCGGCGTGCCTCGTCGGGCTCCAGGCTCGTCCAGACGTAGACGAGCTTGTCCGTGGGATCGACGGTGCGCAGGATGCCCTCACCCGAGGCGGTGTTGGTCGTGCTGGCCTCCACCACCAGGACGTTCTCGGCGGCCAGGTCGGTCACGAGGATGCGTCCGTCGGCGATGGAGCCGGCGTCCAGCTCGGTGCCGTTGAGGGTCGCCCGCTCCACGTCGGCGACACAGTCGACGAAGGTGGCCGCGCCCGGCTCCCGGCAGGTGAAGGAGATGGTGCTGACCGAGGAGAACCGCGAGCCCTCGAGGAGCCCGGTGAGGTCGACCGCGATGTCGTACCGCTGGACCGAGACCAGTGAGGACCTCTGGGCGGCTTCTTCCCGAGTCAGGCTGCGCAACGTCATGGGGCGACGTTACTCATCGCGTCGGGCCGACTAACGTCGAGGTCATGGCAGACGCACCCCTCGCCGACCGGCCGGCCTCGTGGCCCGTCTCGTCGAGTCGCGACATCCACCGTGACGACTGGGTCGTCGCACT
Protein-coding regions in this window:
- the pepN gene encoding aminopeptidase N, producing MTLRSLTREEAAQRSSLVSVQRYDIAVDLTGLLEGSRFSSVSTISFTCREPGAATFVDCVADVERATLNGTELDAGSIADGRILVTDLAAENVLVVEASTTNTASGEGILRTVDPTDKLVYVWTSLEPDEARRLWACFDQPDLKAPHAFTVTAPESWLVTSNSAPESVEPSGESRVWTYPPTPPLSTYVVVVNAGPFHEVRVQHDGHDLGFYCRQSLVPHLERDLDELVTLTRQGLAFFGERFGVPFPQERYDQVFVPNLGGAMENWGCVTYGDGQLFRTPPTHAQRSTRAEFVLHEMAHMWFGDLVTMTWWDDLWLNEAFASWAANWGLARATEFSDQWAEFLAAMKRTAYEMDMSPARHPIRSEVADVSGAMANFDAITYVKGQSVLHQLVAYIGEDAFVEGLRDYFSRYAYSNTRLADLMECYERSSGRDLSAWTTAWLDQAGPDVLALEGTDLVADAPPGQEPRPHRLALAGYTVAEGQLTETGRQHVEVSGARTPVAAPEGDLVLVNAGDLTFAAVRPDESSRRLMLVHIADFTDPLDRALVAATAGQLLLLGEVAPREVAGALTRAIAAETSPALVEPFLSQAIGVADRWAPAGEAPGLLSDFADAVLEVVDRPDQRQPALRALASAASSEKHWAVLEEAVAGSSDNDLAWRMHARRAELGQYDEAAVTRLLESDPDPDAHMRRLAVLAARPDVEAKEEVWRAFFVDYSVPASRETLVLGATFWRPGQAELLKPFTLRYLEELHTLKGGLLNQGLTIRAMYPLGAGDAEFLAAAEAASEDASLSAYARNQLKANGFVLDRILAARKL